One Kineococcus radiotolerans SRS30216 = ATCC BAA-149 DNA window includes the following coding sequences:
- a CDS encoding YidH family protein, producing the protein MDAPAPREDTRFPASVYREGGEPDPRFSLANERTFLAWIRTSLALLAAGVALEGLALPLQPQLRLAAAGVLVVLGLLAPLQAWRGWTRDERALRRGEPLPSPALAAPLAAGTALAGVLVLLGLLLR; encoded by the coding sequence GTGGACGCACCCGCCCCGCGCGAGGACACCCGGTTCCCCGCCTCGGTCTACCGCGAGGGCGGCGAGCCGGACCCGCGGTTCTCCCTCGCCAACGAGCGAACCTTCCTCGCCTGGATCCGGACGTCGCTGGCGCTGCTGGCCGCGGGGGTCGCCCTGGAGGGCCTGGCCCTGCCCCTCCAGCCGCAGCTGCGGCTGGCCGCCGCGGGCGTGCTGGTCGTGCTCGGCCTGCTCGCCCCCCTCCAGGCCTGGCGGGGGTGGACCCGCGACGAACGGGCGCTGCGGCGCGGGGAACCGTTGCCCTCCCCCGCCCTCGCCGCCCCGCTGGCCGCCGGGACCGCGCTCGCCGGCGTCCTCGTGCTGCTCGGGCTGCTGCTGCGGTGA
- the trmB gene encoding tRNA (guanosine(46)-N7)-methyltransferase TrmB, whose protein sequence is MTALADPDDTTRSYKLRRGRMGTTGRAALENLQGRFALPAGEGALDLPALSGGAPVVLEIGFGMGASTLAMAEADPGTHVVATDVHTPGVARLLQGVDERGLTNVHVHEGDGRMLLHRRIRPGSLAGVRVYFPDPWRKPRHHKRRLVDAGFAALVADRLAPGGLLHLATDWEPYAEQMTAVLSAEPGLVLEPGGLGSRPAWRPVTGFEARGLALGHRVTDLFARRPR, encoded by the coding sequence GTGACCGCCCTCGCCGATCCCGACGACACCACCCGCTCCTACAAGCTGCGCCGGGGCCGGATGGGCACCACCGGCCGCGCCGCGCTGGAGAACCTGCAGGGCCGCTTCGCCCTGCCCGCGGGCGAGGGCGCGCTGGACCTGCCGGCGCTCTCCGGCGGCGCGCCGGTCGTCCTGGAGATCGGGTTCGGGATGGGAGCCAGCACGCTGGCCATGGCCGAGGCGGACCCGGGCACCCACGTCGTCGCCACCGACGTGCACACCCCGGGCGTCGCGCGGCTGCTGCAGGGCGTGGACGAGCGCGGGCTGACCAACGTCCACGTCCACGAGGGCGACGGGCGGATGCTCCTGCACCGGCGGATCCGCCCCGGCAGCCTGGCCGGGGTGCGGGTGTACTTCCCCGACCCCTGGCGCAAGCCCCGCCACCACAAGCGCCGCCTGGTCGACGCCGGCTTCGCCGCCCTGGTCGCCGACCGGCTGGCCCCCGGCGGCCTGCTGCACCTCGCGACGGACTGGGAGCCGTACGCGGAGCAGATGACCGCGGTGCTCTCCGCCGAACCGGGCCTGGTCCTGGAGCCGGGCGGGCTGGGCTCCCGCCCGGCCTGGCGCCCGGTGACCGGTTTCGAGGCGCGCGGCCTGGCCCTGGGCCACCGGGTGACCGACCTGTTCGCCCGCCGCCCGCGCTGA
- a CDS encoding Gfo/Idh/MocA family protein yields the protein MSAGTGTGSGRVGVGIIGAGNISTQYLENLTKFPDVDVRFVADIALDRAAAQAEAFGVPASGSVADLLARDDVEIVVNLTIPAAHAEVGQQVLAAGKHVWSEKPLALDAESGLALLADARAAGLRVACAPDTVLGAGIQTALRAIARGDIGEPLTATTMFHVPGPEAWHPNPDFLFAHGAGPLFDMGPYYVTTLVHAFGSASRVQAVSSRSVATRTIATGPRAGETFPVEVPTHHAALLEFDGGQSAQSTFSFQHALPRSGFVEVNGTEGTIVLPDPNTFEGDSVLWRNGSEEPETIPAVGSTYGRGSGVLDLARAIRSGGTERASGAVAAHVLDVLLAIRDAAAERRVVEVTSKVDPVAPLPEDWNPAAATL from the coding sequence GTGAGCGCGGGAACCGGAACGGGTTCCGGGCGCGTCGGCGTCGGGATCATCGGGGCGGGGAACATCTCCACCCAGTACCTCGAGAACCTCACGAAGTTCCCCGACGTGGACGTGCGCTTCGTCGCTGACATCGCCCTGGACCGCGCGGCGGCGCAGGCCGAGGCCTTCGGCGTGCCCGCCTCCGGCAGCGTCGCGGACCTGCTGGCCCGCGACGACGTCGAGATCGTCGTCAACCTGACGATCCCCGCCGCCCACGCCGAGGTCGGGCAGCAGGTGCTGGCCGCCGGCAAGCACGTGTGGAGCGAGAAGCCCCTCGCCCTGGACGCGGAGTCCGGCCTGGCCCTGCTCGCCGACGCCCGCGCCGCCGGCCTGCGCGTGGCGTGCGCCCCGGACACCGTGCTGGGGGCGGGCATCCAGACCGCGCTGCGGGCCATCGCCCGCGGCGACATCGGCGAACCCCTCACGGCGACGACGATGTTCCACGTCCCCGGCCCCGAGGCCTGGCACCCCAACCCCGACTTCCTCTTCGCCCACGGCGCGGGTCCCCTGTTCGACATGGGCCCCTACTACGTGACGACGCTGGTCCACGCGTTCGGTTCCGCCAGCCGGGTGCAGGCGGTGTCGTCGCGGTCGGTGGCGACGCGCACCATCGCGACCGGGCCGCGCGCGGGCGAGACGTTCCCCGTCGAGGTCCCCACCCACCACGCCGCGCTGCTGGAGTTCGACGGCGGGCAGTCCGCCCAGTCCACGTTCTCCTTCCAGCACGCGCTGCCGCGGTCGGGCTTCGTCGAGGTCAACGGCACCGAGGGCACCATCGTGCTGCCCGACCCGAACACCTTCGAGGGTGATTCGGTGCTGTGGCGCAACGGGTCCGAGGAACCGGAGACGATCCCGGCGGTGGGTTCGACCTACGGCCGCGGGTCCGGCGTGCTGGACCTGGCGCGCGCGATCCGTTCCGGGGGCACCGAACGCGCCTCCGGGGCCGTGGCCGCCCACGTGCTCGACGTGCTGCTCGCGATCCGGGACGCCGCCGCGGAACGCCGCGTCGTGGAGGTCACCTCGAAGGTCGACCCGGTAGCGCCGCTGCCGGAGGACTGGAACCCCGCCGCCGCCACCCTGTAG
- a CDS encoding LLM class flavin-dependent oxidoreductase codes for MRTGVTLPRDLPTADVLPFARRADELGFDSLWVIEDLGFRGGFAQAAAVLAVTRRIHVGLGIAPAAARNPAFAAMEAATLADLFPGRFTVGFGHGVPFWMRQVGAWGASPLTSFTEHVTAVRRLLHGETVTLDGRYVHLDGVRLETPPAHPPAVAAGVRGPRSLAVSGAHLDATLLAEPVTPEYARLAREQIGTPAVERHRLIGYELAAVDDDLARARAAVRPGLVWVGLPDAAAHVAPSAYAEELRALHAQCADAEEFTRRMPDAWVEDLTLVGPAERVRARIAELRAAGLDEVVLFPVGEDRLGALESLATALPDGGR; via the coding sequence GTGCGCACCGGTGTGACCCTGCCCCGCGACCTGCCGACCGCCGACGTCCTGCCCTTCGCCCGCCGGGCCGACGAGCTCGGCTTCGACTCCCTCTGGGTGATCGAGGACCTCGGCTTCCGGGGCGGTTTCGCCCAGGCCGCGGCGGTCCTCGCGGTCACCCGGCGGATCCACGTCGGTCTGGGCATCGCCCCCGCCGCGGCCCGCAACCCCGCGTTCGCCGCGATGGAGGCCGCCACCCTGGCCGACCTCTTCCCGGGGCGGTTCACCGTCGGGTTCGGGCACGGGGTGCCGTTCTGGATGCGGCAGGTCGGCGCCTGGGGCGCCAGCCCGCTCACGTCGTTCACCGAGCACGTCACCGCGGTCCGGCGCCTGCTGCACGGCGAGACGGTGACCCTCGACGGCCGCTACGTCCACCTGGACGGGGTCCGGCTGGAGACCCCGCCGGCGCACCCGCCGGCCGTCGCCGCCGGGGTCCGCGGCCCGAGGTCGCTGGCGGTCTCCGGCGCCCACCTCGACGCGACGCTGCTCGCCGAGCCCGTGACCCCGGAGTACGCCCGCCTGGCCCGCGAGCAGATCGGGACCCCGGCGGTCGAGAGGCACCGGCTGATCGGCTACGAACTGGCCGCCGTCGACGACGACCTCGCCCGCGCCCGCGCCGCCGTCCGCCCCGGGCTGGTCTGGGTCGGCCTGCCCGACGCCGCCGCCCACGTCGCGCCCTCGGCCTACGCCGAGGAGCTGCGCGCCCTGCACGCGCAGTGCGCCGACGCGGAGGAGTTCACCCGCCGGATGCCCGACGCGTGGGTCGAGGACCTGACGCTGGTGGGCCCGGCCGAACGGGTCCGGGCGCGGATCGCGGAGCTGCGCGCGGCCGGGCTGGACGAGGTGGTGCTGTTCCCGGTGGGCGAGGACCGGCTGGGCGCGCTGGAGAGCCTCGCCACCGCCCTGCCCGACGGGGGGCGCTGA
- a CDS encoding sugar phosphate isomerase/epimerase family protein — translation MPRKPSVQLYSVRDAVQADLPGALARLAEIGFEQVEPYGFHERAVEFKDALAAAGVTAPSGHAPVIDSENPAAIFEAANTLGITTVIDPFVPSERWRTADDVARTADRVNELSALAHEYVLTFGYHNHAWELENTVEGRPALELFVDRLAPQVVLEIDTFWATVGGADTPALLRSLGDRVTLIHVKDGAKSTDTSTQQPAGQGEVDVAAILAAAPQALRVVEFDAYAGDVFDGLAQSFAWLQENDR, via the coding sequence GTGCCCCGGAAACCCTCCGTCCAGCTCTACTCGGTGCGCGACGCCGTGCAGGCCGACCTGCCCGGCGCCCTCGCGCGCCTGGCCGAGATCGGGTTCGAGCAGGTCGAGCCCTACGGCTTCCACGAGCGGGCGGTGGAGTTCAAGGACGCCCTCGCCGCCGCCGGCGTCACCGCCCCCTCGGGCCACGCGCCCGTCATCGACTCCGAGAACCCCGCGGCGATCTTCGAGGCCGCCAACACCCTCGGCATCACCACCGTCATCGACCCGTTCGTGCCGAGCGAGCGCTGGCGGACCGCCGACGACGTCGCCCGCACCGCCGACCGGGTGAACGAGCTCAGCGCGCTGGCCCACGAGTACGTCCTGACGTTCGGCTACCACAACCACGCCTGGGAGCTCGAGAACACCGTCGAGGGCCGCCCGGCGCTGGAGCTGTTCGTCGACCGCCTCGCACCGCAGGTCGTCCTGGAGATCGACACCTTCTGGGCCACCGTCGGCGGCGCCGACACCCCCGCGCTGCTGCGCTCGCTGGGGGACCGGGTTACCCTCATCCACGTCAAGGACGGGGCCAAGAGCACCGACACCTCCACCCAGCAGCCCGCCGGGCAGGGCGAGGTCGACGTCGCCGCCATCCTCGCCGCCGCCCCGCAGGCGCTGCGGGTCGTGGAGTTCGACGCCTACGCCGGGGACGTCTTCGACGGCCTCGCGCAGTCCTTCGCGTGGCTGCAGGAGAACGACCGGTGA
- a CDS encoding DUF202 domain-containing protein → MSGRGDGPARGPGDAPRLYDPGLQPERTALAWRRTALSLVVVSLGAARLLPAQLGAGAVVLGVVGAGGGVVVHVLAGRRARRATAGLLTRGDLAGEGAGLLAVTAATALLLGLGALALLVLGHPLGRD, encoded by the coding sequence GTGAGCGGGCGGGGGGACGGGCCGGCGCGGGGACCGGGGGACGCGCCCCGGCTCTACGACCCGGGCCTGCAGCCGGAACGCACGGCGCTGGCCTGGCGCCGGACCGCGCTGTCGCTGGTCGTGGTCTCCCTCGGGGCGGCGCGTCTGCTGCCGGCCCAGCTCGGCGCCGGCGCGGTGGTCCTCGGGGTGGTCGGCGCCGGCGGCGGGGTGGTCGTCCACGTCCTCGCCGGCCGGCGCGCGCGGCGGGCCACCGCCGGCCTCCTCACCCGCGGCGACCTCGCCGGCGAGGGCGCGGGCCTCCTCGCCGTCACCGCCGCCACCGCCCTGCTGCTGGGCCTGGGGGCGCTGGCCCTCCTCGTCCTCGGCCACCCCCTCGGGCGGGACTGA
- a CDS encoding MFS transporter: MDVPAARWRAALTAAFGCNGLTMAAWVSRTPAIRDLTHSSTAAMGLVIAGMSVGSMAGIAVGGGYVARSGARAVVRTGLLAVAAGTAVAGLGATLGLGWLVAVGLAGIGFGMGSGEIALNVEGVALEAVVGRTVVPSLHGSYSLGLCVGAVLGLLANAAHLPVLAHLLAVAALTATCTAWLVRHLPPATGAEPRVAGRAGPPGSPLAVWRETRTLAIGVIVLGMALAEGSANDWLPLIVVDGFGLSATTGSLVFAFFGAAMAAGRFGGGWFLDRYGRTPVVLASAACAVAGIGLVSLAPGIAVAAVGVLLWGLGAALGFPVALSAAGDDPAGAARRVSAVATAGYAAFLVGPPLLGFVGQHAGLRSAILVVLAVVALSTLFARSVARPAVQ; this comes from the coding sequence GTGGACGTCCCCGCCGCGCGGTGGCGGGCGGCGCTGACCGCCGCCTTCGGCTGCAACGGCCTGACGATGGCGGCCTGGGTCTCGCGCACGCCCGCCATCCGCGACCTGACCCACTCCAGCACCGCCGCGATGGGGCTCGTCATCGCCGGGATGTCCGTGGGGTCGATGGCGGGCATCGCCGTGGGCGGCGGCTACGTCGCGCGCAGCGGGGCCCGGGCCGTGGTGCGCACGGGTCTGCTGGCCGTCGCCGCCGGGACCGCGGTCGCGGGCCTCGGCGCGACCCTCGGCCTGGGCTGGTTGGTGGCCGTGGGCCTGGCCGGGATCGGCTTCGGCATGGGCTCGGGCGAGATCGCCCTCAACGTGGAGGGGGTCGCCCTCGAGGCGGTCGTGGGACGCACCGTCGTCCCCTCCCTGCACGGCAGCTACAGCCTCGGGCTGTGCGTGGGCGCGGTCCTGGGGCTCCTGGCCAACGCCGCGCACCTGCCGGTGCTCGCCCACCTGCTGGCCGTGGCCGCGCTGACCGCGACCTGCACGGCCTGGCTGGTGCGCCACCTGCCCCCCGCCACCGGCGCCGAACCGCGCGTGGCCGGGCGCGCCGGTCCCCCGGGCAGCCCTCTCGCCGTGTGGCGCGAGACCCGCACCCTGGCGATCGGGGTGATCGTGCTGGGGATGGCGCTGGCCGAGGGGTCGGCCAACGACTGGCTGCCCCTCATCGTCGTCGACGGGTTCGGGCTGAGCGCGACGACGGGGTCGCTGGTCTTCGCGTTCTTCGGGGCGGCGATGGCGGCCGGGCGCTTCGGCGGGGGCTGGTTCCTGGACCGCTACGGCCGGACGCCGGTGGTGCTCGCCTCCGCGGCCTGCGCGGTGGCCGGGATCGGGCTGGTCTCCCTCGCCCCCGGCATCGCGGTGGCCGCGGTGGGGGTGCTGCTCTGGGGCCTGGGGGCGGCGCTGGGCTTCCCCGTCGCGCTCTCGGCCGCCGGGGACGACCCGGCCGGCGCGGCCCGGCGGGTCAGCGCCGTGGCGACGGCGGGGTACGCGGCGTTCCTCGTCGGACCGCCGCTGCTGGGCTTCGTCGGGCAGCACGCCGGGCTGCGCTCGGCGATCCTCGTGGTGCTGGCGGTGGTGGCCCTCTCCACGCTGTTCGCGCGCTCGGTGGCCCGGCCCGCCGTCCAGTAG
- a CDS encoding TetR/AcrR family transcriptional regulator, producing MADDSVERRGPARPYRKGVERRRQILDRAIELFAEHGVDGASMRSVGDAIGVSHAALRHYFTSREELLIEVYREHEQRLLVEDEDTGAVEDIARSADRNREVPGLVQLYATLTADALQEQRAATREFVNARFRRVREDLVRRIERSQAAGTTPADIDASDAASLIVAASDGLQVQWLLDPGTVDVRRSLELLERFLPSGS from the coding sequence GTGGCAGACGACAGCGTCGAGCGCCGTGGACCGGCCCGTCCCTACCGCAAGGGCGTCGAACGCCGCCGGCAGATCCTCGACCGGGCCATCGAGCTGTTCGCCGAGCACGGCGTCGACGGCGCGTCCATGCGGTCGGTCGGGGACGCGATCGGGGTTTCGCACGCCGCGCTGCGCCACTACTTCACCTCGCGCGAGGAACTGCTCATCGAGGTGTACCGCGAGCACGAGCAGCGCCTCCTCGTCGAGGACGAGGACACCGGGGCCGTGGAGGACATCGCCCGCAGCGCCGACCGCAACCGCGAGGTCCCGGGGCTGGTGCAGCTGTACGCGACGCTGACCGCCGACGCGCTGCAGGAGCAGCGGGCCGCGACCCGCGAGTTCGTGAACGCCCGCTTCCGCCGGGTCCGCGAGGACCTGGTCCGGCGCATCGAGCGCTCTCAGGCGGCGGGGACGACCCCCGCCGACATCGACGCCTCGGACGCGGCGTCGCTGATCGTCGCCGCCTCCGACGGCCTGCAGGTCCAGTGGTTGCTGGACCCGGGGACCGTCGACGTGCGGCGTTCGCTGGAACTCCTGGAACGGTTCCTGCCGAGCGGTTCCTGA